A single window of Deinococcus budaensis DNA harbors:
- a CDS encoding sugar ABC transporter substrate-binding protein: MRHAKLIPAFTLTLTAAVSLALAQSSAPPIIGLITKTETNPFFVKMKEGAQKEATRLGAKLLTAAGKADGDNAGQVSAIENMVAAGAKTILITPSDAKAIIPAIQKARAAGVQVIALDSPTEPVSAVDALFATNNYQAGVLIGQWAKKAMGNKKPVIATLDLFPGHPVGIARHNGFLAGFGTRGITANTKNQVSTGVACAQDSFGDQAKGQTAMENCLQRNPDINLVYTINEPAAAGAYQALKALGREKDVMIVSVDGGCAGVRNVQSGVIAATSQQYPLRMASRGVAAGVAYAKTGKKVSGYTDTGVTLITNKAQPGVKSSDTRFGLANCWGQ, encoded by the coding sequence ATGCGCCACGCCAAGCTGATCCCTGCCTTCACGCTGACCCTGACCGCCGCTGTGAGCCTGGCCCTCGCGCAGAGCAGCGCGCCCCCCATCATCGGGTTGATCACCAAGACCGAAACCAACCCCTTTTTCGTGAAGATGAAGGAGGGCGCGCAAAAGGAGGCCACCCGGCTGGGCGCCAAACTGCTCACCGCTGCCGGAAAGGCCGACGGCGACAACGCCGGGCAGGTCAGCGCCATCGAGAACATGGTGGCTGCCGGGGCAAAGACCATCTTGATCACGCCCAGCGACGCCAAGGCGATCATCCCGGCGATTCAAAAGGCCCGCGCCGCAGGCGTACAGGTTATCGCGCTCGACAGCCCGACCGAGCCGGTCAGCGCCGTGGACGCGCTGTTTGCGACCAACAACTACCAGGCGGGCGTGTTGATCGGCCAATGGGCGAAGAAAGCGATGGGCAACAAGAAGCCCGTGATCGCCACCCTCGACCTCTTTCCCGGTCACCCGGTCGGCATCGCGCGCCACAACGGCTTTCTGGCGGGCTTCGGCACGCGCGGCATCACGGCCAACACGAAAAATCAGGTCAGCACCGGCGTGGCCTGCGCGCAGGATTCCTTCGGAGACCAGGCCAAGGGCCAGACGGCGATGGAAAACTGCCTGCAACGCAACCCCGACATCAACCTGGTCTACACCATCAACGAACCGGCGGCGGCGGGCGCCTATCAGGCCCTCAAGGCCCTAGGCCGCGAAAAGGACGTGATGATCGTCTCGGTTGACGGCGGCTGCGCGGGGGTACGCAACGTGCAGTCCGGCGTGATCGCCGCGACCAGCCAGCAGTACCCGCTGAGGATGGCCAGCCGGGGCGTGGCGGCCGGGGTCGCCTACGCCAAGACGGGCAAAAAGGTCAGCGGCTACACCGACACCGGCGTCACCCTGATCACCAACAAGGCGCAGCCGGGCGTCAAGAGCAGCGAC
- a CDS encoding LacI family DNA-binding transcriptional regulator has product MSSIQEVAALANVSTATASRALSRPDMVAQATRERVLSAARHLDYQPNVLARSLRQRQTRTIGLVVTDILNPFHATLAKGVQDAADRHGYTAFLFNTDEDPGKEGRALDTLRGHLPQGLILVPTARARENLRLLPNLPVVELDRVTGNPAATTVTVDNVGGAEAATAHLVALGHTRIGMIVGQQDISTAVERHAGFRQALLGAGVPYREQLVLPGHHRQEDGRQAALRLLDLPADERPTALFVGNNEMTVGAVLAARERGLNIPGDLSIVGFDDSRWAQTMLPPLTVVAQPTYDLGVLACDLLIAQFSRPARSRASPARVQLPTTLIVRQSTAAPPP; this is encoded by the coding sequence ATGTCGAGCATTCAGGAGGTCGCCGCCCTCGCCAACGTCTCGACGGCCACCGCGTCGCGCGCGCTGAGCCGCCCCGATATGGTGGCCCAGGCGACCCGCGAGCGGGTGCTGAGTGCCGCGCGGCATCTGGACTATCAGCCCAACGTGCTCGCCCGCAGCCTGCGCCAGCGCCAGACGCGGACCATCGGCCTGGTCGTCACCGACATTCTCAATCCCTTTCACGCCACGCTGGCCAAGGGCGTGCAGGACGCCGCCGATCGGCACGGCTATACGGCCTTTTTGTTCAACACCGACGAGGACCCCGGCAAGGAGGGCCGGGCGCTCGATACCCTGCGCGGTCACCTGCCGCAGGGCCTGATCCTGGTGCCCACGGCGCGGGCGCGCGAGAATCTGCGCCTGCTGCCGAACCTGCCGGTCGTCGAGCTTGACCGCGTGACCGGCAATCCGGCCGCGACCACCGTGACGGTGGACAACGTGGGCGGGGCCGAGGCCGCCACAGCCCACCTCGTCGCGCTGGGCCACACCCGCATCGGGATGATCGTGGGTCAGCAGGACATCAGCACGGCGGTCGAGCGCCACGCCGGGTTTCGGCAGGCCCTGCTGGGGGCGGGCGTGCCCTACCGCGAACAGCTGGTGCTGCCCGGTCACCACCGTCAGGAAGACGGCCGCCAAGCGGCGCTGCGCCTGCTGGACCTGCCCGCAGACGAGCGGCCCACCGCCCTGTTCGTCGGCAACAACGAGATGACCGTGGGCGCGGTTCTGGCCGCGCGGGAACGTGGCCTGAACATCCCGGGGGACCTGTCCATCGTGGGGTTCGACGATTCCCGCTGGGCACAGACCATGCTGCCCCCGCTGACGGTGGTCGCGCAGCCGACCTATGACCTCGGCGTGCTCGCGTGCGACCTGCTGATCGCCCAGTTCAGCCGCCCGGCGAGGAGCCGCGCCTCCCCGGCCCGGGTTCAATTGCCCACCACCCTGATCGTCCGGCAGTCCACCGCCGCGCCGCCTCCCTAA
- a CDS encoding acyl-CoA carboxylase subunit beta, producing MTQPGTELQELIAEMEQRRTRVEAGGGPERQQKQREGGKLTARERIERLLDPGSFLELSTFVEHGPNRLMAGVDAPGEGVVTGRGTIQGRQVFVFSQDFTVLGGSLGKMNAAKVTKVMDLAAKTGCPVIGLNDSAGARIQEGVDSLSGYGEIFYRNAIYSGSVPQISAILGPCAGGAVYSPALTDFIVMSRGSSYMFITGPEVIKSVTREEVTFDGLGGADVHTRKSGVAHLAYDGDEAVLDGIRDLLSYLPQSAREQPPVRECLDPLDRPNTRLLDIVTPDQRKPYAMHDVIHELVDEGTFLEIQPNWAKNILCGFARLGGQSVGIVANNPRVMAGTLNIDASDKAARFIRTCDCYNVPILTLVDVTGFLPGVAQEHAGIIRHGAKMLYAYAEATVPKITLITRKSYGGAYLAMNSRDMGADVVYAWPTAAVAVMGAEGAANIVYRREIGRSDNPEATRAAKIAEYKETFDNPYVAAAKGYIDDVIPMEDTRRRLIQTFEMLRGKAEARPFKKHGNLPL from the coding sequence ATGACTCAACCGGGTACAGAACTTCAGGAACTGATCGCCGAGATGGAGCAGCGCCGCACCCGGGTCGAGGCGGGCGGCGGCCCCGAGCGCCAGCAAAAGCAGCGCGAGGGCGGCAAACTCACCGCGCGCGAGCGCATCGAGCGGCTGCTTGACCCCGGGTCCTTTCTGGAACTCTCGACCTTTGTCGAGCACGGCCCCAACCGCCTGATGGCGGGCGTGGACGCGCCGGGAGAGGGCGTGGTGACCGGGCGCGGCACCATTCAGGGGCGGCAGGTGTTCGTCTTCAGCCAGGATTTCACGGTGCTGGGTGGCTCGCTGGGCAAGATGAACGCGGCCAAGGTCACCAAGGTGATGGACCTGGCCGCCAAGACGGGCTGCCCGGTGATCGGCCTCAACGACAGCGCGGGCGCCCGCATTCAGGAGGGCGTGGATTCCTTGTCGGGCTACGGCGAGATCTTTTACCGCAACGCGATCTACTCGGGCAGCGTGCCGCAGATCAGCGCGATCCTGGGACCGTGCGCGGGGGGCGCGGTGTACTCGCCCGCCCTGACCGACTTCATCGTGATGAGCCGGGGCAGCTCGTACATGTTCATCACCGGGCCGGAGGTCATCAAGTCGGTCACCCGCGAGGAAGTGACGTTCGACGGGCTGGGCGGCGCGGACGTGCACACCCGCAAGTCGGGCGTGGCGCACCTGGCCTATGACGGTGACGAGGCGGTGCTGGACGGCATCCGCGACCTGCTCTCGTACCTGCCGCAAAGCGCGCGCGAGCAGCCGCCGGTGCGCGAGTGCCTCGATCCCCTGGACCGCCCCAACACCCGGCTGCTCGATATCGTGACGCCGGACCAGCGCAAGCCCTACGCGATGCACGACGTGATCCACGAACTCGTGGACGAGGGCACCTTTCTGGAAATCCAGCCGAACTGGGCCAAGAACATCCTCTGCGGGTTCGCGCGGCTGGGCGGGCAGAGCGTCGGCATCGTGGCGAACAATCCCCGGGTGATGGCAGGTACTTTGAACATCGACGCTTCGGACAAGGCCGCGCGCTTTATCCGCACCTGCGACTGCTACAACGTGCCGATCCTGACGCTGGTGGACGTGACCGGCTTCCTGCCGGGCGTGGCGCAGGAACACGCCGGGATCATCCGCCACGGGGCGAAGATGCTCTACGCCTACGCCGAGGCGACCGTCCCCAAGATCACGCTGATCACCCGCAAGAGCTACGGCGGGGCGTACCTCGCCATGAACTCGCGCGACATGGGCGCCGACGTGGTGTACGCCTGGCCCACCGCCGCCGTCGCCGTGATGGGCGCCGAGGGAGCGGCCAACATCGTCTACCGCCGCGAGATTGGGCGCTCAGACAATCCCGAAGCCACCCGCGCCGCCAAGATCGCCGAGTACAAGGAGACGTTCGACAACCCCTACGTGGCCGCCGCCAAGGGCTATATCGACGATGTGATCCCGATGGAAGACACCCGCCGCCGCCTGATTCAGACGTTCGAGATGCTGCGCGGCAAGGCCGAAGCGCGGCCCTTCAAGAAGCACGGAAACCTGCCGCTGTAA
- a CDS encoding CAP domain-containing protein, protein MCLLKRAALLGGLLTLAACGSVPPAGSSPTAGTPAPGLATQLETQASAGSLVVGQTRQLSVTVGGRAPLPGELTWTTSNAAVATVTQTGLITARGAGNAVIRTALTANRSVYIDFTLTVTAATTAPAPAPAPAPAPTPGTFPQRVLELTNAARAQARSCGATSFAAAAPLAYNAQLAQAAQGHAADMAAKNYFSHTSLDGRTMAQRVTATGYPWRTIGENIAAGQPTPESVVDGWLRSEGHCRNIMNPAFRELGVGYAQGGSYSHYWVQNFGAR, encoded by the coding sequence ATGTGCCTGTTGAAACGCGCCGCCCTCCTCGGAGGCCTCCTGACCCTCGCCGCCTGCGGTTCGGTGCCCCCGGCGGGGTCCTCGCCCACGGCGGGAACTCCGGCTCCCGGCCTTGCCACGCAGCTGGAGACCCAGGCCAGCGCAGGCTCGCTGGTGGTCGGCCAGACCCGGCAGCTCAGCGTCACGGTCGGGGGCCGCGCGCCGCTGCCCGGCGAACTGACCTGGACCACCAGCAACGCGGCGGTCGCCACCGTGACCCAGACGGGCCTGATCACGGCCCGGGGCGCGGGCAACGCGGTTATCCGCACGGCGCTGACGGCCAACCGCAGCGTCTATATCGACTTCACGCTGACTGTGACTGCGGCCACGACGGCTCCTGCGCCGGCCCCGGCTCCGGCCCCCGCACCCACCCCGGGTACCTTTCCCCAGCGGGTGCTGGAGCTGACGAACGCCGCGCGTGCCCAGGCCCGCAGCTGCGGCGCCACCTCCTTTGCCGCCGCCGCCCCGCTGGCCTACAACGCCCAGCTCGCGCAGGCGGCGCAGGGGCACGCGGCAGACATGGCGGCCAAGAACTACTTCAGCCACACCAGCCTTGACGGGCGCACGATGGCCCAGCGCGTCACCGCGACCGGCTACCCCTGGCGGACCATCGGCGAGAACATCGCCGCCGGGCAGCCCACCCCCGAGAGCGTGGTGGACGGCTGGCTGCGCAGCGAGGGCCACTGCCGCAACATCATGAACCCCGCTTTTCGCGAACTGGGCGTCGGCTACGCGCAGGGCGGCTCTTACAGCCACTACTGGGTCCAGAACTTCGGCGCCCGCTGA